From the genome of Candidatus Dormiibacterota bacterium, one region includes:
- a CDS encoding chemotaxis protein CheW, with product MSDERSGRPERERSLREFVAEADEILEALSDAVRDLEAVFEAGRPHLDLINTLFRGAHTLKGFAGLLGFPEIASLTHALEDLLTRLRLGGSLDGAILDLLHDTLDSLLGAVRDLRSGSAAFSGLGPLTDRLARAAAAIIIPQDDRPGTTGLPERIRASLTEYEERRLRQCLSQGFHLALVRVRPDPQSLEEDLQNVARRVGEVGELISTLPVVGERDERIAFDLLVASPRLLSDDDLPRTIVEDRRVVSGPSSAATGEAASPDGSAPGTEAAADRRGATQSLRVPVARLDGVLSQVDALSIALASLEREIAAVREAHPDDHSTRQMGPLLRIVLARLRALQRGAIEARLVPLDQEFRKVGRAVARAARASGKEIDLHTLGADTEIDKSVMDGLATPLMHLVVNAIDHGIESPEERERRRKPRRGQLVLSAFRRGPSVVIDVIDDGRGIAIREIEAAAAARGLWPADREMSREEAHEMIFRPAFSTASHVSTVSGRGVGMDVVRRAIRALKGSIVVRSAEGRGTTFTVMVPISLSLVPAIIVRSGDQRFAIPIASIRENLRLDGTRVRESEGGLLYERQDGQLPLLRLDRLLSGAGGGATDRATLGRYAIVAGGEGRKFGIVVDGLVRRQEVVVKPIGRFLGDLPGVAGAADLGDATAVLVLDPETLMSGDQNADVDA from the coding sequence ATGTCTGACGAGCGGTCCGGCCGTCCGGAGAGGGAGCGCAGCCTGCGCGAGTTCGTCGCCGAGGCGGACGAGATCCTCGAGGCGCTCTCCGATGCCGTACGCGATCTGGAGGCCGTCTTCGAGGCGGGGCGACCGCATCTCGATCTGATCAACACCCTGTTCCGGGGCGCTCATACGCTCAAGGGCTTCGCGGGGCTCCTGGGCTTTCCGGAGATCGCGTCGCTCACCCATGCGCTCGAAGATCTCCTGACACGTCTGCGCCTGGGCGGATCACTCGACGGTGCCATCCTCGACCTTCTGCACGACACGCTCGACTCGCTGCTCGGTGCCGTGCGCGACCTGCGCTCCGGATCCGCGGCGTTTTCCGGGCTGGGTCCGCTGACCGACCGTCTGGCGCGCGCCGCCGCCGCAATCATCATCCCGCAGGACGATCGTCCGGGGACGACCGGCCTGCCGGAGAGGATCCGCGCCTCCCTGACCGAATACGAGGAGAGACGCCTCCGACAGTGCCTGTCGCAGGGATTCCACCTGGCGCTGGTGCGCGTTCGCCCCGACCCGCAGAGCCTGGAGGAGGATCTCCAGAACGTCGCGCGGCGCGTGGGCGAAGTGGGCGAGCTCATCAGCACGCTGCCGGTCGTCGGGGAACGGGACGAGAGGATCGCCTTCGATCTCCTCGTGGCCAGCCCGAGACTTCTCTCGGACGATGACCTGCCGCGGACCATCGTGGAGGATCGCCGCGTCGTCTCCGGTCCGTCGTCCGCCGCGACGGGAGAGGCCGCGTCGCCGGACGGATCCGCTCCGGGGACGGAGGCCGCCGCGGATCGGCGTGGAGCGACCCAGTCGCTCCGGGTCCCGGTGGCGCGTCTGGACGGGGTCCTGTCACAGGTCGACGCACTGTCGATCGCCCTCGCCTCCCTGGAGCGCGAGATCGCCGCCGTGCGCGAGGCGCATCCCGACGACCACAGCACGCGCCAGATGGGACCGCTGTTGCGGATCGTTCTGGCCCGGCTGCGCGCGCTGCAACGCGGCGCCATCGAGGCCCGCCTCGTCCCGCTCGATCAGGAGTTCCGCAAGGTCGGCCGCGCCGTGGCGCGGGCCGCACGGGCGTCGGGGAAAGAGATCGACCTCCACACACTCGGGGCCGACACGGAGATCGACAAGTCGGTGATGGATGGCCTCGCCACGCCCCTGATGCATCTCGTGGTCAACGCCATCGATCATGGGATCGAATCTCCGGAGGAACGCGAGCGTCGACGGAAGCCCCGACGCGGGCAACTCGTCCTGAGCGCCTTCCGGCGCGGCCCGTCCGTGGTCATCGACGTCATCGATGACGGGCGTGGCATCGCGATCCGGGAGATCGAGGCCGCCGCCGCGGCCCGGGGCTTGTGGCCCGCGGATCGCGAGATGAGCCGGGAGGAGGCGCACGAGATGATCTTCCGTCCCGCGTTCAGCACCGCCAGCCACGTCAGCACGGTGTCCGGTCGCGGCGTCGGCATGGACGTGGTCCGCCGGGCGATCAGAGCGCTCAAGGGCTCGATCGTCGTGCGATCGGCCGAAGGACGCGGGACGACGTTCACGGTCATGGTGCCGATCAGTCTGTCCCTGGTGCCCGCGATCATCGTGCGCTCGGGTGATCAACGCTTCGCCATCCCGATCGCCTCGATCCGCGAAAACCTGCGGCTGGATGGCACACGTGTGCGTGAGTCGGAGGGAGGTCTCCTGTACGAGCGGCAGGACGGACAGCTGCCCCTCCTGCGGCTGGACCGCCTCCTGTCCGGCGCCGGGGGAGGTGCGACCGACCGCGCGACGCTCGGGCGGTACGCAATCGTCGCCGGCGGCGAAGGGCGGAAGTTTGGAATCGTCGTCGACGGTCTCGTCCGCCGCCAGGAGGTGGTGGTCAAGCCGATCGGTCGCTTCCTCGGGGACCTGCCGGGAGTCGCCGGGGCCGCGGACCTCGGGGACGCGACCGCCGTTCTCGTCCTCGACCCCGAGACGCTCATGTCCGGAGACCAGAATGCCGACGTCGACGCCTGA
- a CDS encoding chemotaxis protein CheW, whose product MPTSTPDGDAAVPGDGARDHVLLFTIEGREFAVRVDTVIEIMRHRAPTRVPGTAPAVEGIIPVRGQMVTLLDLRRCLALPPRPSGEAAQVIVVRSADDRLGLVVDRVSGVAPRSNQVAPLDIAALLRGMS is encoded by the coding sequence ATGCCGACGTCGACGCCTGATGGCGATGCGGCCGTCCCCGGCGATGGCGCCCGCGATCACGTGCTGCTGTTCACGATCGAAGGGCGCGAGTTCGCCGTGCGGGTCGATACGGTCATCGAAATCATGCGTCATCGTGCACCGACACGGGTGCCCGGGACCGCTCCGGCGGTGGAGGGAATCATCCCGGTGCGAGGACAGATGGTGACCCTTCTCGATCTGCGCCGGTGCCTCGCCCTCCCGCCGCGCCCGTCCGGAGAGGCGGCGCAGGTCATCGTCGTCCGGTCGGCCGACGATCGGCTCGGGCTGGTGGTGGACCGGGTGTCGGGGGTCGCGCCCCGTTCGAATCAGGTCGCCCCCCTGGACATCGCCGCGCTCCTGCGGGGGATGTCATGA
- a CDS encoding response regulator, producing MIVVCPGCARNYRIPDGGTAPRRVRCGGCNRVFATEENIHAGGPGPPAQASPAAARPQQTAGRAGRTSPLVLVGDEAREFRDLVRRTLESLGCRVEVTGDGEAAFRFAVAHHPDLMVLNVYMTRLLGVAVCEGVKGSPDLKRTRVALVGSVFKSDRFVRHPGNLYGADDYFEDVIPAAQLRARLATLLGVAAAPAAAGRRAGATEGSGPSPLGTPSTTEVGVLSANGADEPIDPRSEIHRLARIMVSDLKIYHPQEFRRAVQERRFSEAFREEMIQAKDLIGRRFPGMPDRMAVLAEALKEQITLERAAVSRPSAESSS from the coding sequence ATGATCGTCGTCTGCCCCGGCTGCGCGCGGAACTACCGGATCCCCGACGGCGGGACCGCACCCCGCCGTGTCCGCTGCGGGGGCTGCAACCGCGTCTTCGCGACGGAGGAGAACATCCACGCCGGCGGTCCGGGCCCCCCGGCCCAGGCCTCCCCGGCAGCCGCGCGCCCCCAGCAGACCGCCGGCCGGGCGGGACGCACCTCACCGCTCGTCCTGGTGGGGGACGAGGCTCGCGAGTTCCGTGACCTGGTGCGACGGACCCTGGAGTCCCTGGGGTGCCGCGTGGAGGTCACCGGTGACGGTGAGGCGGCCTTCCGCTTCGCGGTGGCGCACCATCCCGATCTCATGGTGCTCAACGTGTACATGACGCGACTCCTGGGCGTGGCCGTCTGCGAGGGTGTGAAGGGAAGCCCGGACCTCAAGAGAACACGTGTGGCCCTGGTGGGGTCGGTGTTCAAGTCGGACCGGTTCGTGCGGCACCCGGGGAATCTCTACGGAGCCGACGACTACTTCGAGGACGTGATCCCCGCGGCCCAGCTGCGGGCGCGTCTCGCGACTCTCCTGGGCGTCGCTGCCGCGCCGGCCGCCGCGGGGAGGCGTGCCGGTGCGACGGAGGGTTCCGGCCCCTCCCCCCTGGGAACCCCCTCCACGACAGAGGTTGGGGTGCTCTCGGCCAACGGGGCGGACGAACCGATCGATCCGCGCTCGGAGATCCACCGTCTGGCGCGGATCATGGTCTCCGATCTCAAGATCTACCATCCCCAGGAATTCAGACGCGCCGTCCAAGAGCGGCGCTTCTCGGAAGCGTTCCGCGAAGAAATGATCCAGGCCAAGGACCTCATCGGCCGGCGCTTCCCCGGCATGCCCGACAGGATGGCGGTCCTGGCCGAGGCGTTGAAGGAGCAGATCACCCTGGAGCGCGCCGCGGTCTCCCGCCCGTCCGCCGAATCGTCCTCGTGA
- the nusB gene encoding transcription antitermination factor NusB, translating to MGSRRKAREFALQMLYQAEASGTPMAEVAASFWEGRDAVAEVRAFADRLAGGTLSSLEEIDAILTENLENWRLERLAIVDRNILRLAVYEFLHETETPPIVVIDEAIEVARRFGGEDSSQFANGILDAVRKKLEAAGALHG from the coding sequence ATGGGGAGCCGGCGGAAGGCGAGGGAGTTCGCGCTGCAGATGCTCTACCAGGCCGAGGCCTCGGGAACCCCGATGGCCGAGGTCGCGGCCTCGTTCTGGGAGGGCCGCGACGCCGTCGCGGAGGTGCGCGCCTTCGCCGACAGGCTGGCCGGCGGCACCCTCTCCTCCCTGGAGGAGATCGATGCGATCCTGACCGAGAACCTGGAGAACTGGCGTCTGGAGCGTCTGGCGATCGTCGACCGGAACATCCTGAGACTGGCCGTGTACGAGTTCCTCCACGAGACGGAAACGCCTCCCATCGTCGTGATCGACGAGGCGATCGAGGTCGCTCGGCGCTTCGGCGGAGAGGATTCCTCCCAGTTCGCCAACGGAATCCTCGATGCCGTGCGCAAGAAGCTCGAGGCCGCCGGCGCCCTGCACGGGTAG
- a CDS encoding CheB methylesterase domain-containing protein, producing MSAPQDVGDARPADLIVIGCSAGGPPALLEILPRLPRGTTTAILVAQHMPGRFTTLFAERLARLCPLPVSEPKDGDRLLPGTICIAAGGRQTTLDRLPPGIVFHVRPRGPAERYAPSADLLMVSAAELFGPRSLGILMTGMGGDGVEGLRAIKDRRGRTIAESEETAAVFGMPREAIRAGLADLVLPRSEIALEMARRCRR from the coding sequence GTGAGCGCGCCGCAGGACGTGGGGGATGCCCGCCCGGCGGATCTGATCGTCATCGGCTGCTCCGCCGGCGGTCCGCCGGCCCTCCTCGAAATCCTGCCGCGCCTGCCGCGCGGCACCACCACAGCCATCCTCGTGGCGCAGCACATGCCGGGACGCTTCACCACCCTGTTCGCGGAGCGTCTCGCCCGGCTCTGCCCCCTGCCGGTGTCCGAGCCGAAGGACGGGGACCGCCTCCTGCCGGGCACGATCTGCATCGCCGCCGGCGGACGACAGACCACGCTCGACCGCCTTCCCCCCGGAATCGTCTTCCACGTCAGGCCGCGGGGGCCGGCGGAGCGCTACGCCCCCTCCGCGGACCTCCTGATGGTCTCGGCGGCGGAGCTGTTCGGCCCGCGCTCCCTGGGCATCCTCATGACCGGAATGGGGGGGGATGGTGTCGAGGGGCTGCGCGCCATCAAGGATCGGCGCGGGCGGACCATCGCGGAGTCGGAGGAGACCGCCGCCGTGTTCGGCATGCCGCGCGAGGCGATAAGGGCCGGTCTCGCGGACCTGGTCCTGCCACGCTCGGAGATCGCTCTGGAGATGGCCCGCCGCTGCCGGCGCTGA
- a CDS encoding GAF domain-containing protein, translated as MNRSREGSPRGGERDDLSARGEELRNMFSRARAFTEELLRENERLRFRVAGLERELDQPGGKTSSSPSESVKELTERLHTLEKERDDLLARFRQVEAMNRSVAARYEEIEAQNNHLANLYVASYQLHATLNFAEVLDTVREILINLIGAEGFAIFWVDERGGRLRRELSQGMGTSVPEKVRPEDGPLKDAFQGQSYYADPLPERAGVDIAHPIACIPLKIGTRVIGLVALYRLLQQKDRFEPLDFELFTLLAGHAATALFSSKLYQRSEKKLSELQGFLDLLTAPSPQGT; from the coding sequence ATGAACCGGAGCCGGGAAGGGAGCCCCCGGGGCGGGGAGCGCGACGACCTCTCGGCGCGCGGCGAAGAACTGCGCAACATGTTCAGCCGGGCCCGCGCCTTCACCGAGGAGTTGCTGCGGGAGAACGAGCGTCTGAGATTTCGGGTCGCCGGTCTCGAGCGCGAGCTCGATCAGCCGGGCGGCAAGACCTCCTCCTCTCCATCCGAGTCGGTGAAGGAGCTCACCGAGCGCCTGCACACTCTGGAGAAGGAACGGGACGATCTCCTGGCCCGTTTCCGGCAGGTCGAGGCGATGAACCGCAGCGTGGCGGCACGCTATGAGGAGATCGAAGCGCAGAACAACCACCTGGCGAACCTGTACGTCGCCTCGTACCAGCTGCACGCCACCCTGAACTTCGCCGAGGTCCTCGACACGGTCCGGGAGATCCTGATCAACCTCATCGGCGCAGAAGGGTTCGCGATCTTCTGGGTGGACGAGAGGGGTGGACGTCTGCGCCGCGAGCTCAGCCAGGGGATGGGCACGAGCGTCCCCGAGAAGGTGCGGCCCGAGGATGGACCCCTCAAGGACGCCTTCCAGGGTCAGTCGTACTACGCCGATCCCCTCCCGGAACGGGCCGGCGTGGACATCGCGCACCCGATCGCCTGCATTCCGCTGAAAATCGGCACGCGCGTCATCGGGCTGGTGGCGCTCTACCGCCTTCTGCAGCAGAAGGACCGCTTCGAGCCGCTGGACTTCGAGCTGTTCACCCTCCTGGCGGGGCACGCCGCGACGGCCCTGTTCAGCTCCAAGCTCTACCAGAGGTCGGAGAAGAAGCTGTCCGAGCTGCAGGGATTCCTCGACCTGCTCACGGCCCCCTCCCCACAGGGGACCTGA
- the asnB gene encoding asparagine synthase (glutamine-hydrolyzing) gives MCGLAGILSLSGAPVRHTALRAMTETLRHRGPDEGAVILIADRSDPSGTPGRERRGEAPVPTRLGLGHRRLRVIDLSGRAAQPMRSQSGAWLVYNGEIYNAYELRSELEARGARFRSHSDTEVVLEALDAWGLEALPRFNGMFALAYWDPRGRRLILARDRFGEKPLYYAIAAGLLMFASELGALARNGDVPLEIDPEALELYLTFGFVPAPWSIYRGVRKLPHASYLEVLPDEAPRVGRYYRLEDHRGSRVPDHPEDAVRATLLESVRRRLEADVPLGAFLSGGLDSTAVVACMRLSRGAPPLTYSMGIPDLPYFDESSRARRTAGIFSTLHHEVRVDAAALRAEIPFVLGRLDEPFADSSALASSIISRAARRDLTVALSGDGGDELFGGYRMFRGLAAHRLLRRLPPRAAAALAALLSPLPARQGGGTPGVVRQARRLLEGATTDLAAAHTAWMSVCGRGARRALRPAVPDEDLGVSLLEERYRRFGGGLDAALAVEVDLPLPDDMLAKVDRTSMAHALEVRAPFLDPALVELALSLPSRTHFGLFSGKRLLRRAIRDLVPPHVLRAPKRGFEVPVGDWLSGPLQPLFSEIVSPRALHELPGLDPGVPRAWLDEHCARARDHGRALWSLFALCYWMQGPRRAHSGGAREAVRQERGCSSSAATVLSSTEG, from the coding sequence ATGTGCGGCCTGGCGGGCATCCTCAGTCTGTCCGGCGCCCCCGTGCGGCACACGGCGCTGCGCGCCATGACCGAGACGCTCCGTCATCGCGGCCCGGACGAGGGGGCAGTCATCCTGATTGCCGACCGGAGCGACCCGTCGGGAACCCCCGGGCGCGAGAGGCGCGGCGAAGCGCCGGTCCCCACGAGACTCGGCCTCGGCCACCGGCGCCTCAGGGTGATCGATCTGAGCGGCCGCGCCGCGCAGCCGATGCGCTCGCAGTCGGGCGCCTGGCTCGTCTACAACGGCGAAATCTACAACGCGTACGAGTTGCGCAGCGAGCTCGAAGCGCGCGGCGCGCGCTTCCGCTCGCACAGCGATACGGAGGTCGTGCTCGAGGCGCTCGACGCCTGGGGTCTGGAGGCCCTGCCGCGATTCAACGGGATGTTCGCCCTCGCCTACTGGGACCCGCGTGGGCGACGCCTGATCCTGGCGCGCGATCGTTTCGGCGAGAAGCCCCTGTACTACGCGATCGCCGCGGGGCTCCTGATGTTCGCGTCCGAGCTGGGGGCGCTGGCTCGAAACGGCGACGTACCGCTCGAGATCGATCCCGAGGCGCTCGAGCTCTATCTCACATTCGGATTCGTCCCGGCCCCCTGGTCCATCTACAGGGGCGTGCGCAAGCTGCCGCACGCCTCGTACCTCGAGGTGCTGCCGGACGAGGCGCCCAGGGTGGGGCGCTATTATCGGCTGGAGGATCACCGTGGCTCCCGCGTCCCCGACCATCCGGAGGACGCGGTTCGCGCCACCCTTCTGGAGTCCGTTCGGCGGCGTCTGGAGGCCGACGTGCCGCTCGGCGCCTTCCTGTCCGGAGGACTCGATTCGACCGCCGTCGTCGCCTGCATGCGCCTGTCGCGCGGCGCGCCGCCTCTCACCTACTCGATGGGGATCCCGGATCTGCCTTACTTCGACGAATCGAGCCGGGCCCGCAGGACCGCCGGAATCTTCTCGACGCTGCATCACGAGGTGCGGGTCGATGCGGCGGCGTTGCGGGCGGAGATCCCGTTCGTGCTCGGGCGGCTCGACGAGCCGTTCGCCGACTCCTCGGCCCTCGCCTCCTCGATCATCTCCCGGGCCGCGCGTCGCGACCTGACCGTGGCCCTCTCGGGTGACGGGGGGGACGAGCTGTTCGGCGGATACCGCATGTTCCGCGGCCTGGCGGCTCACAGACTCCTGCGGCGCCTGCCGCCGCGCGCCGCAGCGGCCCTGGCGGCGCTCCTGTCCCCGCTGCCGGCGCGCCAGGGGGGCGGCACGCCCGGCGTCGTGCGGCAGGCGAGGCGGCTCCTCGAGGGGGCGACGACCGATCTGGCCGCCGCCCACACCGCCTGGATGTCGGTGTGCGGACGGGGGGCCCGCCGGGCGCTCCGGCCGGCGGTTCCGGACGAGGACCTCGGGGTGTCGCTCCTGGAGGAGCGCTACCGGAGGTTCGGCGGCGGGCTGGACGCCGCGCTCGCCGTCGAGGTCGACCTGCCCCTGCCCGACGACATGCTGGCCAAGGTGGACCGCACGAGCATGGCCCACGCTCTGGAGGTCCGGGCACCCTTCCTCGATCCCGCGCTCGTGGAGCTGGCGCTGTCGCTCCCCTCACGGACCCACTTCGGTCTTTTCTCCGGCAAGCGTCTCCTGCGGCGGGCGATCCGGGACCTGGTTCCGCCCCACGTCCTGCGGGCCCCCAAGCGTGGCTTCGAGGTGCCCGTTGGTGACTGGCTTTCGGGGCCTCTGCAGCCGCTGTTCAGCGAGATCGTGTCACCCCGCGCGCTCCACGAACTCCCGGGCCTCGATCCCGGCGTCCCCCGGGCCTGGCTCGACGAGCATTGCGCGCGGGCCCGCGACCACGGGCGGGCCCTCTGGAGCCTGTTCGCGCTCTGCTACTGGATGCAGGGACCCCGCCGCGCGCACTCCGGGGGAGCACGCGAAGCGGTGCGTCAGGAGAGGGGATGCTCGAGCAGCGCGGCGACCGTCTTGAGCAGCACGGAAGGCTGA
- a CDS encoding response regulator, whose amino-acid sequence MSATTFLIVEDSPTMRQLLAFSLRRLKDCRIIEAVDGVDALKKLTTERVDLVITDINMPMMDGLKLVTLIRANARTKTLPIVIVTTEGAEEDRKRGLALGANAYVPKPIQPSVLLKTVAALLEHPLS is encoded by the coding sequence ATGAGCGCCACGACCTTTCTCATCGTCGAGGACTCGCCCACGATGCGGCAGCTCCTGGCGTTCTCCCTTCGGCGGTTGAAAGACTGTCGGATCATCGAAGCGGTGGACGGCGTCGACGCCCTGAAGAAGCTGACGACGGAGCGCGTCGACCTGGTCATCACCGACATCAACATGCCGATGATGGATGGTCTCAAGCTGGTCACGCTCATCCGCGCCAACGCGCGCACGAAGACGCTCCCGATCGTCATCGTGACCACGGAAGGGGCGGAGGAGGATCGCAAGCGGGGCCTGGCGCTCGGAGCCAACGCGTACGTCCCGAAACCGATTCAGCCTTCCGTGCTGCTCAAGACGGTCGCCGCGCTGCTCGAGCATCCCCTCTCCTGA